In one Cervus canadensis isolate Bull #8, Minnesota chromosome 22, ASM1932006v1, whole genome shotgun sequence genomic region, the following are encoded:
- the C22H3orf62 gene encoding uncharacterized protein C3orf62 homolog isoform X3, whose translation MSEKLRRCRKELTAAIDRAFEGVSHSQECSGRPRVELDAAPLAFPLPVHRLLCRRHPLVACSSAAPFSPVRGAPENENVAFAPNHAPVNAKPQALCPKRKPLSSKENILMRSSILAPERQFWRATGDGENWRKDSLRNDTEKDLKVDPSIPLGSSQEVTKDLLDMIDHTSIRTIEELAGKLEFENELNRVCGHCEDSPFKEEAWALLVDESPQKAPDADSGSLKQAFDDHNIVETVLDLEEDYNLMTSFKYQIDSSWQAKQSLDCFRGNTKLQFGLAESK comes from the exons ATGTCTGAGAAACTGAGGAGATGCAGAAAGGAGCTGACTGCAGCCATCGACCGGGCCTTTGAAGGAGTCAGCCATTCCCAGGAGTGCTCGGGCCGCCCGCGGGTGGAGCTGGACGCCGCCCCACTCGCCTTCCCCCTCCCCGTGCACCGGCTCCTCTGCCGGAGGCACCCGCTGGTAGCCTGCTCCTCTGCGGCTCCATTCTCTCCCGTCCGTGGCGCTCCGGAGAACGAGAATGTGGCCTTTGCACCAAACCATGCCCCCGTGAATGCAAAGCCCCAGGCGCTCTGCCCCAAAAGAAAACCTCTGAGCAGCAAGGAAAACATCCTGATGCGTTCCTCCATTTTGGCACCCGAAAGACAGTTTTGGCGAGCAACAGGAGATGGGGAGaactggagaaaagacagtctaaG gaatgatacagagaaggaTTTGAAAGTTGACCCAAGCATCCCACTCGGTTCCAGCCAAGAGGTCACAAAGGATCTGCTTGATATGATTG accatACAAGCATCCGAACTATTGAAGAATTGGCTGGTAAGCTAGAATTTGAAAACGAGTTGAACCGTGTGTGTGGCCACTGTGAAGATTCGCCTTTCAAGGAGGAAGCCTGGGCCCTGCTGGTGGACGAGAGCCCTCAGAAGGCCCCGGACGCAGACTCTGGCAGCCTCAAGCAGGCTTTCGATGACCACAATATCGTGGAGACTGTTCTGGACTTGGAAGAGGACTACAATTTGATGACCTCTTTTAAATACCAAATTGA TTCATCTTGGCAAGCCAAACAATCACTGGATTGTTTCCGTGGAAACACCAAACTGCAGTTTGGATTAGCAGAATCAAAATAG
- the C22H3orf62 gene encoding uncharacterized protein C3orf62 homolog isoform X2, which produces MSEKLRRCRKELTAAIDRAFEGVSHSQECSGRPRVELDAAPLAFPLPVHRLLCRRHPLVACSSAAPFSPVRGAPENENVAFAPNHAPVNAKPQALCPKRKPLSSKENILMRSSILAPERQFWRATGDGENWRKDSLRNDTEKDLKVDPSIPLGSSQEVTKDLLDMIDHTSIRTIEELAGKLEFENELNRVCGHCEDSPFKEEAWALLVDESPQKAPDADSGSLKQAFDDHNIVETVLDLEEDYNLMTSFKYQIDLSAVDLNHFCRKKKLELFFKTFTSNQPWASLTRYLPRVHLGKPNNHWIVSVETPNCSLD; this is translated from the exons ATGTCTGAGAAACTGAGGAGATGCAGAAAGGAGCTGACTGCAGCCATCGACCGGGCCTTTGAAGGAGTCAGCCATTCCCAGGAGTGCTCGGGCCGCCCGCGGGTGGAGCTGGACGCCGCCCCACTCGCCTTCCCCCTCCCCGTGCACCGGCTCCTCTGCCGGAGGCACCCGCTGGTAGCCTGCTCCTCTGCGGCTCCATTCTCTCCCGTCCGTGGCGCTCCGGAGAACGAGAATGTGGCCTTTGCACCAAACCATGCCCCCGTGAATGCAAAGCCCCAGGCGCTCTGCCCCAAAAGAAAACCTCTGAGCAGCAAGGAAAACATCCTGATGCGTTCCTCCATTTTGGCACCCGAAAGACAGTTTTGGCGAGCAACAGGAGATGGGGAGaactggagaaaagacagtctaaG gaatgatacagagaaggaTTTGAAAGTTGACCCAAGCATCCCACTCGGTTCCAGCCAAGAGGTCACAAAGGATCTGCTTGATATGATTG accatACAAGCATCCGAACTATTGAAGAATTGGCTGGTAAGCTAGAATTTGAAAACGAGTTGAACCGTGTGTGTGGCCACTGTGAAGATTCGCCTTTCAAGGAGGAAGCCTGGGCCCTGCTGGTGGACGAGAGCCCTCAGAAGGCCCCGGACGCAGACTCTGGCAGCCTCAAGCAGGCTTTCGATGACCACAATATCGTGGAGACTGTTCTGGACTTGGAAGAGGACTACAATTTGATGACCTCTTTTAAATACCAAATTGA tTTATCTGCAGTGGACCTGAATCACTTctgcagaaagaagaaattagagttgttttttaaaacctTCACCTCCAACCAGCCGTGGGCATCCCTCACCAGATACCTGCCCAGAG TTCATCTTGGCAAGCCAAACAATCACTGGATTGTTTCCGTGGAAACACCAAACTGCAGTTTGGATTAG
- the C22H3orf62 gene encoding uncharacterized protein C3orf62 homolog isoform X1, with the protein MSEKLRRCRKELTAAIDRAFEGVSHSQECSGRPRVELDAAPLAFPLPVHRLLCRRHPLVACSSAAPFSPVRGAPENENVAFAPNHAPVNAKPQALCPKRKPLSSKENILMRSSILAPERQFWRATGDGENWRKDSLRNDTEKDLKVDPSIPLGSSQEVTKDLLDMIDHTSIRTIEELAGKLEFENELNRVCGHCEDSPFKEEAWALLVDESPQKAPDADSGSLKQAFDDHNIVETVLDLEEDYNLMTSFKYQIDLSAVDLNHFCRKKKLELFFKTFTSNQPWASLTRYLPRGDLHSFWELQQVQDRHGRLGRTLTSGSRFPDSAEPSGLKALVLTELFLST; encoded by the exons ATGTCTGAGAAACTGAGGAGATGCAGAAAGGAGCTGACTGCAGCCATCGACCGGGCCTTTGAAGGAGTCAGCCATTCCCAGGAGTGCTCGGGCCGCCCGCGGGTGGAGCTGGACGCCGCCCCACTCGCCTTCCCCCTCCCCGTGCACCGGCTCCTCTGCCGGAGGCACCCGCTGGTAGCCTGCTCCTCTGCGGCTCCATTCTCTCCCGTCCGTGGCGCTCCGGAGAACGAGAATGTGGCCTTTGCACCAAACCATGCCCCCGTGAATGCAAAGCCCCAGGCGCTCTGCCCCAAAAGAAAACCTCTGAGCAGCAAGGAAAACATCCTGATGCGTTCCTCCATTTTGGCACCCGAAAGACAGTTTTGGCGAGCAACAGGAGATGGGGAGaactggagaaaagacagtctaaG gaatgatacagagaaggaTTTGAAAGTTGACCCAAGCATCCCACTCGGTTCCAGCCAAGAGGTCACAAAGGATCTGCTTGATATGATTG accatACAAGCATCCGAACTATTGAAGAATTGGCTGGTAAGCTAGAATTTGAAAACGAGTTGAACCGTGTGTGTGGCCACTGTGAAGATTCGCCTTTCAAGGAGGAAGCCTGGGCCCTGCTGGTGGACGAGAGCCCTCAGAAGGCCCCGGACGCAGACTCTGGCAGCCTCAAGCAGGCTTTCGATGACCACAATATCGTGGAGACTGTTCTGGACTTGGAAGAGGACTACAATTTGATGACCTCTTTTAAATACCAAATTGA tTTATCTGCAGTGGACCTGAATCACTTctgcagaaagaagaaattagagttgttttttaaaacctTCACCTCCAACCAGCCGTGGGCATCCCTCACCAGATACCTGCCCAGAGGTGACCTTCACAGTTTCTGGGAACTGCAGCAGGTCCAGGACCGGCACGGGAGGCTTGGCAGGACCCTCACGAGTGGCTCACGCTTCCCTGATAGTGCTGAACCCTCAGGGCTAAAAGCTCTAGTTCTCACAGAGCTGTTTCTCAGCACTTAG
- the C22H3orf62 gene encoding uncharacterized protein C3orf62 homolog isoform X4: MSEKLRRCRKELTAAIDRAFEGVSHSQECSGRPRVELDAAPLAFPLPVHRLLCRRHPLVACSSAAPFSPVRGAPENENVAFAPNHAPVNAKPQALCPKRKPLSSKENILMRSSILAPERQFWRATGDGENWRKDSLRNDTEKDLKVDPSIPLGSSQEVTKDLLDMIDHTSIRTIEELAGKLEFENELNRVCGHCEDSPFKEEAWALLVDESPQKAPDADSGSLKQAFDDHNIVETVLDLEEDYNLMTSFKYQIE, encoded by the exons ATGTCTGAGAAACTGAGGAGATGCAGAAAGGAGCTGACTGCAGCCATCGACCGGGCCTTTGAAGGAGTCAGCCATTCCCAGGAGTGCTCGGGCCGCCCGCGGGTGGAGCTGGACGCCGCCCCACTCGCCTTCCCCCTCCCCGTGCACCGGCTCCTCTGCCGGAGGCACCCGCTGGTAGCCTGCTCCTCTGCGGCTCCATTCTCTCCCGTCCGTGGCGCTCCGGAGAACGAGAATGTGGCCTTTGCACCAAACCATGCCCCCGTGAATGCAAAGCCCCAGGCGCTCTGCCCCAAAAGAAAACCTCTGAGCAGCAAGGAAAACATCCTGATGCGTTCCTCCATTTTGGCACCCGAAAGACAGTTTTGGCGAGCAACAGGAGATGGGGAGaactggagaaaagacagtctaaG gaatgatacagagaaggaTTTGAAAGTTGACCCAAGCATCCCACTCGGTTCCAGCCAAGAGGTCACAAAGGATCTGCTTGATATGATTG accatACAAGCATCCGAACTATTGAAGAATTGGCTGGTAAGCTAGAATTTGAAAACGAGTTGAACCGTGTGTGTGGCCACTGTGAAGATTCGCCTTTCAAGGAGGAAGCCTGGGCCCTGCTGGTGGACGAGAGCCCTCAGAAGGCCCCGGACGCAGACTCTGGCAGCCTCAAGCAGGCTTTCGATGACCACAATATCGTGGAGACTGTTCTGGACTTGGAAGAGGACTACAATTTGATGACCTCTTTTAAATACCAAATTGAGTAA